A region of Arabidopsis thaliana chromosome 5, partial sequence DNA encodes the following proteins:
- the COP13 gene encoding Proteasome component (PCI) domain protein (CONSTITUTIVE PHOTOMORPHOGENIC 13 (COP13); CONTAINS InterPro DOMAIN/s: Proteasome component (PCI) domain (InterPro:IPR000717), Winged helix-turn-helix transcription repressor DNA-binding (InterPro:IPR011991); Has 30201 Blast hits to 17322 proteins in 780 species: Archae - 12; Bacteria - 1396; Metazoa - 17338; Fungi - 3422; Plants - 5037; Viruses - 0; Other Eukaryotes - 2996 (source: NCBI BLink).): protein MIGAVNSVEAVITSIQGLSGSPEDLSALHDLLRGAQDSLRAEPGVNFSTLDQLDASKHSLGYLYFLEVLTCGPVSKEKAAYEIPIIARFINSCDAGQIRLASYKFVSLCKILKDHVIALGDPLRGVGPLLNAVQKLQVSSKRLTALHPDVLQLCLQAKSYKSGFSILSDDIVEIDQPRDFFLYSYYGGMICIGLKRFQKALELLYNVVTAPMHQVNAIALEAYKKYILVSLIHNGQFTNTLPKCASTAAQRSFKNYTGPYIELGNCYNDGKIGELEALVVARNAEFEEDKNLGLVKQAVSSLYKRNILRLTQKYLTLSLQDIANMVQLGNAKEAEMHVLQMIQDGQIHALINQKDGMVRFLEDPEQYKSSEMIEIMDSVIQRTIGLSKNLLAMDESLSCDPLYLGKVGRERQRYDFGDDFDTVPQKFSM from the exons ATGATCGGAGCTGTGAACTCGGTGGAGGCTGTGATAACGTCAATCCAAGGTTTATCGGGGAGTCCAGAGGATTTATCTGCACTTCACGATCTTTTGAGAGGAGCTCAAGACTCGCTCCGAGCCGAACCAGGTGTTAATTTCTCTACTCTTGACCAGCTCGACGCCTCGAAGCACTCTCTCGGTTACCTGTATTTCCT TGAGGTTCTTACCTGTGGTCCAGTGTCGAAGGAGAAAGCTGCTTATGAGATACCGATAATTGCACGGTTCATCAATTCTTGTGATGCTGGGCAGATTCGTTTGGCGAGCTATAAAT TTGTATCTCTTTGTAAGATATTGAAAGACCATGTTATAGCACTGGGAGATCCGTTGCGAGGAGTAGGGCCACTGTTAAACGCTGTTCAGAAGCTTCAGGTCTCCTCCAAGCGTTTGACTGCATTGCATCCAGATGTTCTTCAACTCTGTTTGCAGGCGAAATCGTACAAATCTGGTTTCTCCATTCTTAGTGATGATATCGTGGAGATTGACCAGCCAAGAGACTTTTTTCTCTATAGCTATTATGG GGGAATGATTTGTATTGGACTGAAGAGATTTCAGAAAGCATTAGAGCTTCTTTACAAT GTTGTGACTGCTCCTATGCATCAAGTCAATGCCATAGCTCTTGAGGCGTACAAAAAGTACATATTGGTGTCTCTCATTCACAATGGGCAG TTTACTAACACTCTCCCCAAGTGTGCTTCTACAGCAGCACAGAGGAGCTTCAAGAACTATACCGGA CCTTACATTGAACTGGGTAATTGTTACAACGACGGGAAGATTGGTGAACTAGAGGCATTGGTTGTGGCCAGGAATGCAGAATTTGAAGAG GATAAGAACCTTGGATTAGTTAAGCAAGCAGTGTCATCCCTTTACAAGCGTAACATTCTGAGATTGACACAGAAGTACTTGACCCTGTCGCTTCAAGATATAGCCAACATGGTCCAACTTGGTAATGCTAAGGAGGCGGAAATGCATGTGCTTCAGATG ATCCAGGATGGTCAGATACATGCCCTTATCAACCAGAAAGACGGGATGGTCAGATTCTTGGAGGACCCTGAGCAGTACAAATCTAGTGAGATGATTGAGATCATGGATTCTGTTATACAAAG GACTATTGGTCTGTCGAAGAATCTCTTAGCCATGGATGAGAGCTTATCATGTGACCCTTTATACTTGGGAAAG GTAGGAAGGGAAAGACAAAGGTACGACTTTGGAGACGATTTCGATACTGTTCCTCAGAAGTTCTCCATGTAA
- a CDS encoding Thioredoxin superfamily protein (Thioredoxin superfamily protein; CONTAINS InterPro DOMAIN/s: Thioredoxin fold (InterPro:IPR012335), Thioredoxin-like fold (InterPro:IPR012336); Has 1075 Blast hits to 1075 proteins in 388 species: Archae - 0; Bacteria - 2; Metazoa - 646; Fungi - 206; Plants - 103; Viruses - 0; Other Eukaryotes - 118 (source: NCBI BLink).), with protein MADYHFVYKDIEGASTQWDDIQRKLGNLPEKAPAFKPPAYTPAEDESSAPKDQAWFDKKTEEELEDLEDDKDLDDDRFLEEYRKKRLSELREAAKVKRYGTVTPISGSDFVREVTQASAEDWVVVCLYKDGVAECSLLLGCLDELGSRYPATKFVKIISTDCIPNYPDCNLPTLLVYHHGAIKGTHVGLKSFGRRCTPESVALLLCQSEPVLNDGKGGDDDSSREAVMAGVRRQFIERVVKDHEDKDNDDGGYNSD; from the exons ATGGCGGATTATCATTTCGTGTATAAGGACATTGAAGGAGCGTCAACTCAATGGGATGATATCCAGCGGAAATTGGGGAATCTACCGGAGAAGGCTCCGGCTTTCAAACCTCCGGCGTATACTCCGGCGGAAGACGAGTCTTCAGCTCCTAAGGATCAGGCATGGTTTGATAAGAAGACAGAGGAGGAGCTTGAGGATCTTGAGGACGACAAAGATCTCGACGATGATCGCTTTCTCGAAGAATACAG GAAGAAGAGGTTGTCTGAGCTAAGAGAGGCTGCTAAAGTTAAAAGATATGGAACAGTGACTCCCATCTCGGGCTCTGATTTCGTGAGGGAGGTTACGCAAGCTTCTGCTGAAGATTGGGTTGTTGTATGTCTCTATAAAGATGG TGTTGCAGAATGTAGTTTGCTATTGGGTTGTCTAGACGAATTGGGTAGTAGATACCCAGCAACAAAGTTCGTTAAGATAATATCTACTGATTGTATTCCGAACTACCCTGATTGCAATCTTCCTACCTTGCTGGTGTACCACCATGGCGCCATCAAAGGAACTCATGTAGGCTTAAAGAGCTTTGGCCGTAGGTGCACCCCAGAGA GTGTAGCCTTACTTCTGTGTCAATCAGAGCCAGTTCTTAACGATGGCAAAGGAGGAGACGATGACTCCTCGAGGGAAGCTGTGATGGCTGGAGTTCGAAGACAGTTCATAGAACGAGTGGTGAAGGACCACGAAGATAAGGATAACGATGATGGTGGTTACAATAGTGATTAG
- a CDS encoding Rubisco methyltransferase family protein (Rubisco methyltransferase family protein; FUNCTIONS IN: molecular_function unknown; INVOLVED IN: biological_process unknown; LOCATED IN: chloroplast; EXPRESSED IN: 23 plant structures; EXPRESSED DURING: 13 growth stages; CONTAINS InterPro DOMAIN/s: Rubisco LSMT substrate-binding (InterPro:IPR015353); BEST Arabidopsis thaliana protein match is: Rubisco methyltransferase family protein (TAIR:AT3G07670.1); Has 30201 Blast hits to 17322 proteins in 780 species: Archae - 12; Bacteria - 1396; Metazoa - 17338; Fungi - 3422; Plants - 5037; Viruses - 0; Other Eukaryotes - 2996 (source: NCBI BLink).), translating into MEGVITCFHTKCVSLPIRSFPLSRVSSLPRWRNNKLISSSRSVHLRSLCVSSSDTLVASGSPKEDERQSKVSSKKEGDDSEDLKFWMDKNGLPPCKVILKERPAHDQKHKPIHYVAASEDLQKGDVAFSVPDSLVVTLERVLGNETIAELLTTNKLSELACLALYLMYEKKQGKKSVWYPYIRELDRQRGRGQLDAESPLLWSEAELDYLTGSPTKAEVLERAEGIKREYNELDTVWFMAGSLFQQYPFDIPTEAFSFEIFKQAFVAIQSCVVHLQNVGLARRFALVPLGPPLLAYCSNCKAMLTAVDGAVELVVDRPYKAGDPIVVWCGPQPNAKLLLNYGFVDEDNPYDRVIVEAALNTEDPQYQDKRMVAQRNGKLSQQVFQVRVGKEREAVQDMLPYLRLGYMSDPSEMQSVISSQGPVCPMSPCMERAVLDQLANYFMRRLSGYPTTPKEDDALLADPSLSPRKRVATRLVQLEKKILVACLTTTVDLLNQLPDTAISPCPAPYAPSLK; encoded by the exons ATGGAAGGGGTTATCACATGTTTCCATACGAAATGCGTCTCTCTTCCAATTCGTTCTTTCCCactttctagggtttcttcacTTCCTCGGTGGAGGAACAATAAATTGATCTCTTCATCGCGATCGGTTCATCTAAGAAGCTTGTGCGTTTCGAGCTCAGATACTTTAGTCGCGAGCGGTTCACCAAAGGAAGACGAGAGGCAGAGCAAAGTATCGAGCAAGAAGGAAGGAGATGACTCCGAGGATTTGAAGTTTTGGATGGATAAGAATGGGTTGCCACCTTGCAAGGTTATTCTCAAGGAGAGACCAGCTCATGATCAGAAGCATAAACCTATACATTATGTTGCTGCTAGTGAGGATCTTCAG AAGGGTGATGTGGCGTTTTCAGTTCCTGATTCTCTGGTGGTTACTCTGGAAAGAGTTTTGGGAAACGAGACTATTG CTGAACTGTTGACGACGAACAAATTATCCGAACTGGCTTGTCTAGCTTTGTATTTGATGtatgagaagaaacaaggAAAGAAATCAGTATGGTATCCCTATATAAGAGAACTTGATCGTCAAAGAGGAAGAGGTCAGTTAGATGCGGAATCCCCTTTGCTGTGGTCAGAGGCTGAGTTAGATTACCTAACTGGTAGTCCTACCAAG GCCGAAGTTCTTGAGAGGGCTGAAGGGATCAAAAGAGAATACAATGAGCTTGACACTGTCTGGTTCATGGCTGGATCTTTGTTTCAG CAATACCCATTTGACATACCAACTGAAGCTTTTTCATTTGAGATTTTCAAACAGGCATTTGTTGCCATTCAGTCATGTGTGGTGcatttacaa AATGTCGGTTTGGCTCGTCGGTTTGCTTTGGTTCCTCTTGGTCCTCCCTTGTTGGCCTATTGTTCCAACTGCAAGGCAATGCTTACTGCTGTTGATGGTGCTGTTGAACTCGTGGTAGATAGGCCATATAAGGCCGGGGATCCTATAGTTGTCTG GTGTGGGCCACAACCAAATGCGAAATTGCTTCTGAACTATGGATTTGTTGATGAGGATAACCCTTATGATAGAGTAATAGTTGAG GCAGCGTTGAACACTGAGGATCCTCAATACCAGGACAAGAGAATGGTTGCTCAAAGGAACGGAAAATTATCCCAACAAGTATTTCAG GTTCGTGtgggaaaagaaagagaagctgTTCAAGACATGCTTCCCTACCTGCGGTTGGGTTACATGTCTGATCCTTCTGAAATGCAGTCAGTAATTTCATCCCAAGGTCCAGTTTGTCCG ATGAGCCCTTGTATGGAAAGAGCAGTACTAGATCAGCTTGCTAATTACTTCATGAGACGGTTATCTGGCTACCCTACTACTCCGAAAGAAGATGATGCATTG TTGGCAGATCCTAGTTTGAGTCCTAGGAAGCGAGTTGCAACCCGGCTTGTCCAACTGGAGAAGAAAATACTAGTTGCATGCCTTACGACAACAGTTGATCTTTTAAATCAGTTGCCCGATACAGCCATCTCTCCATGCCCAGCACCATATGCTCCTTCCTTGAAATAA
- the COP13 gene encoding Proteasome component (PCI) domain protein (CONSTITUTIVE PHOTOMORPHOGENIC 13 (COP13); CONTAINS InterPro DOMAIN/s: Proteasome component (PCI) domain (InterPro:IPR000717); Has 402 Blast hits to 401 proteins in 151 species: Archae - 0; Bacteria - 0; Metazoa - 218; Fungi - 81; Plants - 54; Viruses - 0; Other Eukaryotes - 49 (source: NCBI BLink).), whose product MIGAVNSVEAVITSIQGLSGSPEDLSALHDLLRGAQDSLRAEPGVNFSTLDQLDASKHSLGYLYFLEVLTCGPVSKEKAAYEIPIIARFINSCDAGQIRLASYKFVSLCKILKDHVIALGDPLRGVGPLLNAVQKLQVSSKRLTALHPDVLQLCLQAKSYKSGFSILSDDIVEIDQPRDFFLYSYYGGMICIGLKRFQKALELLYNVVTAPMHQVNAIALEAYKKYILVSLIHNGQFTNTLPKCASTAAQRSFKNYTGPYIELGNCYNDGKIGELEALVVARNAEFEEDKNLGLVKQAVSSLYKRNILRLTQKYLTLSLQDIANMVQLGNAKEAEMHVLQMVLCPTLDFWKLALLV is encoded by the exons ATGATCGGAGCTGTGAACTCGGTGGAGGCTGTGATAACGTCAATCCAAGGTTTATCGGGGAGTCCAGAGGATTTATCTGCACTTCACGATCTTTTGAGAGGAGCTCAAGACTCGCTCCGAGCCGAACCAGGTGTTAATTTCTCTACTCTTGACCAGCTCGACGCCTCGAAGCACTCTCTCGGTTACCTGTATTTCCT TGAGGTTCTTACCTGTGGTCCAGTGTCGAAGGAGAAAGCTGCTTATGAGATACCGATAATTGCACGGTTCATCAATTCTTGTGATGCTGGGCAGATTCGTTTGGCGAGCTATAAAT TTGTATCTCTTTGTAAGATATTGAAAGACCATGTTATAGCACTGGGAGATCCGTTGCGAGGAGTAGGGCCACTGTTAAACGCTGTTCAGAAGCTTCAGGTCTCCTCCAAGCGTTTGACTGCATTGCATCCAGATGTTCTTCAACTCTGTTTGCAGGCGAAATCGTACAAATCTGGTTTCTCCATTCTTAGTGATGATATCGTGGAGATTGACCAGCCAAGAGACTTTTTTCTCTATAGCTATTATGG GGGAATGATTTGTATTGGACTGAAGAGATTTCAGAAAGCATTAGAGCTTCTTTACAAT GTTGTGACTGCTCCTATGCATCAAGTCAATGCCATAGCTCTTGAGGCGTACAAAAAGTACATATTGGTGTCTCTCATTCACAATGGGCAG TTTACTAACACTCTCCCCAAGTGTGCTTCTACAGCAGCACAGAGGAGCTTCAAGAACTATACCGGA CCTTACATTGAACTGGGTAATTGTTACAACGACGGGAAGATTGGTGAACTAGAGGCATTGGTTGTGGCCAGGAATGCAGAATTTGAAGAG GATAAGAACCTTGGATTAGTTAAGCAAGCAGTGTCATCCCTTTACAAGCGTAACATTCTGAGATTGACACAGAAGTACTTGACCCTGTCGCTTCAAGATATAGCCAACATGGTCCAACTTGGTAATGCTAAGGAGGCGGAAATGCATGTGCTTCAGATGGTATTGTGTCCCACACTTGATTTTTGGAAGCTAGCTTTATTAGTTTAA
- a CDS encoding Rubisco methyltransferase family protein, whose translation MEGVITCFHTKCVSLPIRSFPLSRVSSLPRWRNNKLISSSRSVHLRSLCVSSSDTLVASGSPKEDERQSKVSSKKEGDDSEDLKFWMDKNGLPPCKVILKERPAHDQKHKPIHYVAASEDLQKGDVAFSVPDSLVVTLERVLGNETIAELLTTNKLSELACLALYLMYEKKQGKKSVWYPYIRELDRQRGRGQLDAESPLLWSEAELDYLTGSPTKAEVLERAEGIKREYNELDTVWFMAGSLFQQYPFDIPTEAFSFEIFKQAFVAIQSCVVHLQNVGLARRFALVPLGPPLLAYCSNCKAMLTAVDGAVELVVDRPYKAGDPIVVWCGPQPNAKLLLNYGFVDEDNPYDRVIVEAALNTEDPQYQDKRMVAQRNGKLSQQVFQVRVGKEREAVQDMLPYLRLGYMSDPSEMQSVISSQGPVCPVGRG comes from the exons ATGGAAGGGGTTATCACATGTTTCCATACGAAATGCGTCTCTCTTCCAATTCGTTCTTTCCCactttctagggtttcttcacTTCCTCGGTGGAGGAACAATAAATTGATCTCTTCATCGCGATCGGTTCATCTAAGAAGCTTGTGCGTTTCGAGCTCAGATACTTTAGTCGCGAGCGGTTCACCAAAGGAAGACGAGAGGCAGAGCAAAGTATCGAGCAAGAAGGAAGGAGATGACTCCGAGGATTTGAAGTTTTGGATGGATAAGAATGGGTTGCCACCTTGCAAGGTTATTCTCAAGGAGAGACCAGCTCATGATCAGAAGCATAAACCTATACATTATGTTGCTGCTAGTGAGGATCTTCAG AAGGGTGATGTGGCGTTTTCAGTTCCTGATTCTCTGGTGGTTACTCTGGAAAGAGTTTTGGGAAACGAGACTATTG CTGAACTGTTGACGACGAACAAATTATCCGAACTGGCTTGTCTAGCTTTGTATTTGATGtatgagaagaaacaaggAAAGAAATCAGTATGGTATCCCTATATAAGAGAACTTGATCGTCAAAGAGGAAGAGGTCAGTTAGATGCGGAATCCCCTTTGCTGTGGTCAGAGGCTGAGTTAGATTACCTAACTGGTAGTCCTACCAAG GCCGAAGTTCTTGAGAGGGCTGAAGGGATCAAAAGAGAATACAATGAGCTTGACACTGTCTGGTTCATGGCTGGATCTTTGTTTCAG CAATACCCATTTGACATACCAACTGAAGCTTTTTCATTTGAGATTTTCAAACAGGCATTTGTTGCCATTCAGTCATGTGTGGTGcatttacaa AATGTCGGTTTGGCTCGTCGGTTTGCTTTGGTTCCTCTTGGTCCTCCCTTGTTGGCCTATTGTTCCAACTGCAAGGCAATGCTTACTGCTGTTGATGGTGCTGTTGAACTCGTGGTAGATAGGCCATATAAGGCCGGGGATCCTATAGTTGTCTG GTGTGGGCCACAACCAAATGCGAAATTGCTTCTGAACTATGGATTTGTTGATGAGGATAACCCTTATGATAGAGTAATAGTTGAG GCAGCGTTGAACACTGAGGATCCTCAATACCAGGACAAGAGAATGGTTGCTCAAAGGAACGGAAAATTATCCCAACAAGTATTTCAG GTTCGTGtgggaaaagaaagagaagctgTTCAAGACATGCTTCCCTACCTGCGGTTGGGTTACATGTCTGATCCTTCTGAAATGCAGTCAGTAATTTCATCCCAAGGTCCAGTTTGTCCGGTAGGTAGAGGATGA